Proteins from a genomic interval of bacterium:
- the cas7u gene encoding type I-U CRISPR-associated RAMP protein Csb1/Cas7u: protein MAELTFERLRDAVAGEAVALRSRITLQPAGGPGDKVFPPTYAVNSGLKYATEERRIGDTVSQTVLLDSVASQANRAELALLEGWDMGELSFPVPYVDFTVEEEVADLGQLTALEAPHRLADAIFRDSLLEDTLFRLHDVGRAITNAHPRNATDLYRYSPTGLLFGMWDSTGPKGGLGSKFQRAYVSEIVGLDAQFGRKVSSRLDPLQIEREAAQRQIFVHEDAEQVWTLEESDSDKKNNKAVIKGSGRPAEINHGNIAPSIDADAGGVTISKAIQTTVVLMAISEIPQSWSANFPTL from the coding sequence ATGGCAGAACTTACGTTCGAGCGGCTCCGTGACGCAGTGGCTGGTGAGGCGGTGGCACTGCGATCAAGGATCACCCTTCAGCCAGCCGGCGGGCCGGGTGACAAGGTATTCCCGCCCACCTACGCGGTGAATAGTGGATTGAAGTACGCAACCGAAGAGCGCCGGATCGGCGACACGGTGTCCCAGACCGTGCTCTTGGACTCGGTAGCCTCGCAGGCCAACCGAGCCGAACTGGCACTGCTCGAGGGCTGGGACATGGGAGAACTCAGCTTCCCGGTTCCTTATGTGGACTTCACGGTCGAGGAGGAGGTGGCCGACCTCGGACAGTTGACCGCGCTCGAAGCGCCCCACCGACTCGCCGACGCCATTTTCCGGGATAGCCTGCTTGAGGACACCTTGTTCCGACTACACGACGTCGGGCGTGCCATCACCAACGCACACCCACGGAATGCCACAGACCTGTACCGCTACTCGCCTACGGGCCTCCTCTTCGGAATGTGGGACTCCACAGGTCCCAAGGGTGGCCTGGGTTCTAAGTTCCAACGAGCCTACGTGTCAGAGATCGTCGGTCTCGATGCCCAGTTCGGCAGAAAGGTATCGAGCCGGCTCGACCCGCTCCAGATCGAGCGGGAGGCAGCGCAGCGACAAATCTTCGTTCACGAAGATGCTGAGCAGGTCTGGACTCTCGAAGAGTCAGACTCCGACAAGAAGAACAATAAGGCAGTGATCAAGGGGAGTGGTAGACCCGCCGAGATCAACCACGGCAACATCGCGCCTTCGATCGACGCGGATGCTGGTGGTGTCACGATCTCTAAGGCCATCCAAACTACTGTGGTCTTGATGGCGATCAGCGAAATTCCCCAGAGTTGGTCAGCGAATTTCCCCACCCTG
- a CDS encoding alpha/beta fold hydrolase → MILTLIYAAVSFYIADSALDAEANPLEERPEDFALHYEEVEFTPRGWPTIVLRGWWLPAPDARATVIRVHGIDSNRSSMLAMAPALIESGYSVLAFDLRGHGESDQAQMGAGVHEQDDLLGAVDYLIRERGAEAGAIFLHGNSYGGAIALMSGWREPAVAGVFADSSFASLSDLVVQEVARRTSAPSWLASVLRPGVILMARLSKGIDIGGVYPAGDAASYSYAIGLAHCDIDDRIPIAHLERIRTGLRYPPRLTVYEGCAHGDSWDDYPTRYEAALIAYLDERLED, encoded by the coding sequence GTGATCCTTACGCTGATCTATGCGGCTGTGTCCTTCTACATCGCTGACAGCGCGCTCGACGCTGAGGCCAACCCGCTCGAGGAACGCCCCGAGGACTTCGCCCTGCATTACGAGGAGGTCGAGTTCACGCCGCGCGGTTGGCCCACGATCGTCCTCCGAGGGTGGTGGCTACCGGCCCCCGACGCCCGCGCCACGGTGATCCGCGTGCACGGCATCGACAGCAACCGCAGCTCCATGCTCGCCATGGCGCCGGCTCTGATCGAGAGCGGCTACTCGGTGCTCGCCTTCGACCTGCGCGGCCACGGCGAATCCGACCAAGCCCAGATGGGCGCCGGAGTCCACGAGCAGGACGACCTGCTGGGCGCGGTCGACTACCTGATCCGCGAACGCGGGGCGGAGGCCGGCGCGATCTTCCTGCATGGCAATTCCTACGGCGGCGCGATCGCCCTGATGTCGGGATGGCGCGAACCTGCCGTGGCCGGTGTCTTCGCCGATTCGTCCTTCGCCTCGCTGTCCGATCTGGTCGTCCAGGAGGTGGCGCGGCGCACCTCGGCACCCTCCTGGTTGGCTTCCGTCCTGCGGCCGGGCGTGATCCTGATGGCGCGCCTCTCCAAGGGCATCGACATCGGAGGGGTCTACCCGGCTGGAGACGCTGCGAGCTACTCCTATGCCATCGGGCTTGCCCACTGCGACATCGATGACCGCATCCCGATCGCCCACCTGGAACGGATCCGGACCGGGCTCCGGTACCCGCCGCGACTGACCGTCTACGAAGGCTGCGCCCATGGCGACTCCTGGGACGACTACCCAACTCGCTACGAGGCAGCCCTGATCGCCTATCTCGACGAGCGGCTGGAGGACTGA
- a CDS encoding alpha/beta hydrolase: protein MVEFDDRLDEAHKAVLEMIPEALLDLSDLPTAREMAAGFMAAMAAQAPDVPGVEVEDHWAPGADGDPDVMVRVYTPSGLDAGAPALYWIHGGGMVMGDVAINDADCKGWAVDMGCVVASVEYRLAPEHPHPAPIEDCFAGLKWLVSNAESLGVDAGRIAVGGASAGGGLAAALALVARDRGVDIIFQQLICPMLDDRNITRSSHWVHHPKVWNRAANIIGWSSLLGKPAGSDDVSPYASPARAEDLAGLAPAFIIVGDLDLFVDESIEYTRRLAAAGVPTELHILPGAVHGSQYFLPTAEVSMRWKAIEADALRVALHGSG from the coding sequence ATGGTGGAGTTCGACGATCGCCTCGATGAGGCACACAAGGCCGTTCTCGAGATGATTCCCGAGGCCTTGCTGGATCTCTCAGATCTCCCTACGGCCCGGGAGATGGCCGCCGGCTTCATGGCCGCCATGGCCGCCCAGGCTCCCGATGTCCCGGGGGTTGAGGTAGAGGACCATTGGGCTCCTGGAGCGGACGGGGATCCGGATGTGATGGTTCGGGTCTACACACCGTCAGGTCTGGACGCGGGTGCGCCGGCTCTCTACTGGATCCACGGTGGGGGCATGGTGATGGGTGATGTCGCCATTAACGATGCTGACTGCAAGGGATGGGCGGTCGATATGGGGTGCGTGGTGGCGTCTGTCGAGTACCGCCTGGCTCCCGAGCATCCGCATCCTGCGCCGATCGAGGACTGCTTCGCCGGCCTGAAGTGGTTGGTCTCCAATGCGGAAAGCCTCGGAGTCGACGCCGGTCGGATAGCCGTCGGCGGCGCTTCCGCCGGGGGTGGCCTGGCGGCGGCCCTGGCCCTGGTGGCGAGAGACAGAGGTGTCGACATCATCTTCCAGCAGTTGATCTGCCCGATGCTGGACGACCGCAACATCACCCGCTCCAGTCATTGGGTCCACCATCCGAAGGTGTGGAACCGGGCAGCGAACATCATCGGCTGGAGCTCCCTGCTGGGCAAGCCGGCTGGAAGCGATGACGTGTCTCCCTACGCTTCCCCCGCCCGAGCCGAGGACCTGGCCGGACTGGCGCCGGCCTTCATCATCGTCGGAGACCTCGACCTGTTCGTGGACGAGTCCATCGAATACACGCGACGGTTGGCGGCAGCCGGGGTGCCGACCGAGCTGCACATCCTCCCCGGTGCGGTCCATGGCAGCCAGTACTTCCTCCCGACAGCGGAAGTAAGCATGCGCTGGAAGGCCATCGAGGCGGACGCGCTGCGCGTCGCCCTGCACGGGAGCGGGTGA
- a CDS encoding YqgE/AlgH family protein, producing the protein MTGSESIAGDLPEGAEEEFTSMAGRLLVAMPGMVDPNFNRTVVLMIEHTPEGAVGLVLNRPTEADLLDHLPGWWSAAANPRVVFVGGPVGEGGGLGLARGTGAQPLEGWPEVVGVRVVDLEAEPDVDSGLEARVFSGYSGWGPGQLESELEARGWFVVDGEPEDVFTSQPENLWEEVLRRAGGRYAFFSTYPENPRLN; encoded by the coding sequence ATGACGGGTTCTGAAAGCATCGCCGGGGACCTGCCCGAGGGCGCGGAGGAAGAGTTCACCTCGATGGCGGGGCGGTTGCTGGTGGCCATGCCCGGGATGGTCGATCCCAACTTCAACCGGACGGTCGTGCTGATGATCGAGCACACCCCTGAGGGCGCGGTCGGGTTGGTATTGAACCGGCCCACGGAGGCCGACCTGCTGGATCACCTACCCGGGTGGTGGTCGGCGGCGGCGAATCCACGTGTCGTGTTCGTGGGCGGTCCGGTCGGGGAAGGCGGCGGTCTGGGTCTGGCCAGGGGTACCGGGGCGCAGCCGCTGGAGGGCTGGCCGGAAGTGGTGGGCGTCCGGGTGGTCGATCTGGAGGCCGAGCCTGACGTGGACTCCGGTCTGGAGGCCCGGGTCTTCTCCGGTTACAGCGGGTGGGGTCCCGGTCAGCTCGAGTCGGAACTGGAGGCCAGGGGGTGGTTCGTGGTCGATGGCGAGCCCGAGGACGTCTTCACCTCACAACCGGAGAATCTGTGGGAAGAGGTGCTGAGGCGGGCAGGAGGCCGGTACGCCTTCTTCTCGACCTACCCGGAGAACCCTCGGCTCAACTAG
- a CDS encoding class I SAM-dependent methyltransferase — protein MRSTDPDLLKEYALRIWHYKQGEVVSLMVHLGDRLGLYRAMAGGQEMTSGELAERTDLSERWVREWLLGQAAAGLIDRTPENGFSLSPEGEQVMVDEDAMSFAAGAFIGGFHPERIDEMVNAFRTGIGITYHRMGEPVARQVDRMNRVGVGPFLLERVLPSVDGLVGKLEAGCRVAEVGSGGGIALRTLAERFPACTVDGYEPSGIACSRARQRIRHLPNATIHETGGENLAGEGRYDLALALDCMHDAPFPDRIAAAVRRSLKDDGVWLIKDTYCYETFEDNLRNPMLAMQYGYSLSGCLLSAASQEGAAGLGTLGFHPAEAERIVRSAGFTSFRMFRLEDDPIHNYYEVRP, from the coding sequence GTGCGTTCGACCGACCCGGATCTCCTCAAGGAATACGCCCTCAGGATCTGGCATTACAAGCAGGGCGAGGTTGTCAGCCTCATGGTCCACCTCGGGGATCGGCTCGGCCTCTACCGGGCTATGGCCGGAGGCCAGGAGATGACCTCCGGTGAGTTGGCCGAGCGTACCGACCTGTCGGAGCGCTGGGTCCGCGAGTGGCTCCTCGGCCAGGCCGCGGCCGGGCTGATCGACCGCACCCCGGAGAACGGGTTCTCGCTCAGCCCAGAGGGCGAGCAGGTGATGGTCGATGAAGACGCCATGTCCTTCGCGGCCGGTGCCTTCATCGGAGGGTTCCATCCCGAGCGCATCGACGAGATGGTCAACGCCTTCCGCACCGGCATCGGCATCACCTACCACCGGATGGGGGAGCCGGTGGCCCGCCAGGTGGACCGCATGAACAGGGTCGGGGTGGGTCCCTTCCTGCTGGAGCGGGTCCTGCCCTCCGTGGACGGCCTGGTAGGGAAGCTGGAGGCCGGGTGCCGGGTGGCCGAAGTGGGGAGCGGAGGGGGCATCGCCCTCCGAACCCTGGCCGAACGATTCCCGGCCTGCACCGTGGATGGCTACGAACCCTCCGGTATCGCCTGCTCCCGGGCCAGGCAACGCATCCGCCACCTGCCCAACGCCACCATCCACGAGACCGGCGGCGAGAACCTGGCGGGTGAGGGCCGCTACGACCTGGCGCTGGCCCTCGACTGCATGCATGACGCGCCCTTCCCGGATCGCATCGCAGCCGCGGTCCGGCGATCCCTGAAGGACGACGGGGTGTGGCTGATCAAGGACACGTATTGCTACGAGACCTTCGAGGACAACCTGAGGAACCCCATGCTGGCCATGCAGTACGGCTACAGCCTGTCGGGGTGCCTGCTCTCGGCCGCCTCCCAGGAGGGCGCCGCCGGGCTCGGCACCCTAGGATTCCACCCTGCCGAAGCGGAGCGCATCGTGAGGAGTGCCGGCTTCACCTCTTTCCGCATGTTCCGCCTCGAAGACGATCCCATCCACAACTACTACGAGGTCCGTCCTTGA
- the hisC gene encoding histidinol-phosphate transaminase: MVRIRAAIDDLVPYDGGPGFEEFAHRFGARGIAMLAGNEYPTPPFPEVLDAISAAAAGIHRYPDAGTVRLREALAETLGITPDCVWPGAGSSENLTTTARAVGGPGTSIVYPWPSFAMYPINAVYADAESIRVPLDEALRIDLGALYGAIRDDTTLVIICNPNNPTGSYVTRAEIHEFADRVPESVLVLVDEAYGEFVVAEEESSIVPLAVERPNVVVARTFSKIYGLAGLRVGYMVGQAPTLRSLRKAQSPFVVGSLAEVAATTALRFPERVRERFDLNRRGVDYLEGALSDRGIRYVPTQANFIWLRLGPGTPGIVQELLEMGTLIRKGTEDWTRVSIGTESENRRFIEDLDLMLRRRRS, encoded by the coding sequence GTGGTCCGCATACGAGCCGCCATCGATGACCTCGTTCCATACGACGGCGGCCCCGGCTTCGAGGAGTTCGCCCACCGTTTCGGCGCCAGAGGGATTGCCATGCTGGCCGGCAACGAGTACCCGACTCCTCCCTTTCCCGAGGTTCTGGACGCCATCTCGGCGGCCGCCGCAGGCATCCACCGGTACCCGGATGCGGGCACGGTCCGCCTGAGAGAGGCTCTGGCCGAGACCCTGGGCATCACCCCGGACTGCGTGTGGCCCGGCGCCGGTAGCTCGGAGAACCTCACCACGACGGCCCGGGCTGTGGGAGGCCCGGGGACCAGCATCGTCTACCCGTGGCCCTCGTTCGCCATGTACCCCATCAACGCGGTGTACGCCGACGCGGAGAGCATCCGGGTGCCGCTCGACGAAGCCCTACGGATCGACCTCGGGGCGTTGTACGGGGCGATCCGGGACGACACCACGCTCGTGATCATATGCAACCCGAACAACCCGACGGGGAGCTACGTGACCCGCGCGGAGATCCACGAGTTCGCCGATCGGGTTCCCGAGTCGGTCCTGGTGCTGGTGGACGAGGCCTACGGGGAGTTCGTGGTAGCCGAGGAGGAGTCCAGCATCGTCCCCCTCGCCGTAGAACGTCCCAACGTGGTGGTGGCCCGCACCTTCTCCAAGATCTACGGGCTGGCGGGCCTCCGCGTCGGTTACATGGTTGGCCAGGCCCCCACCCTCCGGTCTCTCCGCAAGGCCCAGAGCCCGTTCGTGGTCGGTTCCCTGGCCGAGGTGGCCGCCACCACGGCCCTGCGTTTCCCCGAGCGGGTGAGGGAACGGTTCGATCTCAACCGCCGGGGAGTCGACTACCTTGAGGGCGCCCTGTCCGACCGGGGCATCCGTTACGTTCCCACGCAGGCCAACTTCATCTGGTTGCGCCTCGGCCCCGGTACGCCGGGGATAGTCCAGGAACTCCTGGAGATGGGCACGCTCATCCGTAAGGGAACCGAGGACTGGACCCGGGTGTCCATAGGCACCGAGTCCGAGAACCGTCGTTTCATCGAGGACCTGGATCTGATGCTGCGGCGACGCCGCTCCTGA
- the pdhA gene encoding pyruvate dehydrogenase (acetyl-transferring) E1 component subunit alpha: MLQILDPAGKLVGEPPDLDGKDLLEMYRFMALGRRFDRRAMRLQRQGRLGTFPPGEGQEAAQVGSAYALEPDDWVYPSYREHATQLVRGMPWSVMLSYYRGLPNRDWDVHRYRMNIHTIPIATQLPHAVGHAHAARLAGENLITMVYFGDGATSESDFHSAMNFAGVWKAPTVFLCSNNGWAISMPTRRQTAATDLADKAIGYGMPGVKVDGMDVLAVYSATKEAVDRARRGEGPTLIEAITYRFGPHATADDPSLYRSESEVEAWRVRDPLDRMRRYLDSLDLWSDDIDEQVTDEASEMDLALAEIEGREPPPREEAVRHVYAKVPEALSHQYETALRREDSGPSRLEPDERWRIGHDPVLEGATAHWNMAEAINAAMAEVMDRHPEAIIMGEDVGRTGGVFRITAGLLDRFGAGRVIDSPLCETGIAGTAVGMAIGGARPLVEIQFDGFVYPAFDQIVSHMARFRFRTRSNVSLPIVVRWPNGGGIAPHEFHGDSPEAYFVHTPGLTVVVPSTAVDAKGLLAAAAESPDPVLFLEPKVLYRAGREDVPTGYYTLPIGRARIRRAGDDVTVVTYGGMVRVAMSAAGQLEREGVSCEVIDLRTLKPWDRDTVLDSVARTGRLVLVQEPPRTAGMAAEVAATVAEEALYDLEAPIARVAGFDAPWPQFGVEAHAIITPRRVVSAVRETLG, from the coding sequence GTGTTGCAGATCCTGGATCCGGCGGGGAAGCTGGTCGGCGAGCCGCCCGATCTGGACGGCAAGGACCTCTTGGAGATGTACCGGTTCATGGCGCTGGGACGGCGCTTCGACCGGCGGGCCATGAGGTTGCAGCGCCAGGGCCGTCTCGGCACCTTCCCGCCGGGAGAGGGACAGGAGGCTGCCCAGGTGGGTTCGGCCTACGCGCTCGAACCTGACGACTGGGTCTACCCCAGCTACCGGGAACACGCCACCCAACTGGTCAGAGGGATGCCGTGGTCGGTCATGCTGTCGTACTACCGGGGCCTTCCCAACCGTGACTGGGATGTGCACCGGTACCGCATGAACATCCACACGATCCCGATCGCCACCCAACTGCCCCACGCTGTCGGGCATGCCCACGCCGCCCGCCTGGCCGGGGAGAACCTGATCACGATGGTCTACTTCGGCGACGGGGCCACCTCCGAGAGCGACTTCCACTCCGCGATGAACTTCGCAGGGGTCTGGAAGGCGCCGACCGTGTTCCTGTGCTCCAACAACGGCTGGGCGATCTCGATGCCGACCCGGCGCCAGACCGCCGCTACCGATCTGGCCGACAAGGCGATCGGTTACGGAATGCCCGGCGTCAAGGTCGACGGGATGGACGTGCTGGCCGTCTACTCGGCCACCAAGGAGGCCGTGGACCGGGCCCGCCGCGGGGAGGGACCCACCCTCATCGAGGCCATCACGTACCGGTTCGGCCCTCATGCCACCGCCGACGACCCGAGCCTGTACCGGAGCGAGAGCGAGGTGGAGGCCTGGCGGGTCCGTGACCCGCTCGACCGCATGCGCCGCTACCTCGACAGCCTGGACCTGTGGTCGGACGATATCGACGAGCAGGTGACGGACGAGGCGAGCGAGATGGACCTGGCCCTGGCGGAGATAGAAGGGCGGGAGCCGCCACCCCGGGAGGAAGCGGTGCGGCACGTCTACGCCAAAGTGCCCGAGGCGCTGTCCCACCAGTACGAGACGGCTCTGAGACGTGAGGACTCCGGCCCTTCCCGGCTGGAACCAGACGAGCGGTGGCGGATAGGGCACGATCCCGTGCTCGAGGGCGCCACCGCCCACTGGAACATGGCGGAGGCGATCAACGCCGCTATGGCGGAGGTCATGGACCGCCATCCGGAGGCCATCATCATGGGCGAGGACGTGGGCCGGACCGGAGGCGTGTTCCGCATCACCGCCGGCCTCCTGGACCGATTCGGCGCCGGCCGGGTCATCGACTCCCCGTTGTGCGAGACCGGCATCGCCGGGACAGCGGTGGGAATGGCCATCGGCGGGGCGCGTCCTCTGGTCGAGATCCAGTTCGACGGGTTTGTCTACCCGGCCTTCGACCAGATCGTCAGCCACATGGCCCGGTTCCGTTTCCGCACCAGGAGCAACGTTTCGCTCCCCATCGTGGTGCGCTGGCCCAACGGCGGCGGTATCGCTCCCCACGAGTTCCACGGCGACAGCCCGGAGGCCTACTTCGTCCACACTCCGGGCCTGACGGTGGTGGTCCCGTCCACGGCCGTGGACGCCAAGGGCCTGCTGGCCGCGGCGGCGGAGAGTCCGGATCCGGTGCTCTTCCTTGAGCCCAAGGTGCTGTACCGGGCCGGACGCGAGGACGTCCCCACCGGCTACTACACCCTCCCGATCGGGCGGGCGCGGATCCGCAGAGCCGGCGACGACGTGACGGTGGTCACCTACGGGGGAATGGTCCGCGTGGCGATGTCCGCCGCCGGCCAGTTGGAACGCGAGGGGGTGTCGTGCGAGGTGATCGACCTGCGCACCCTGAAGCCCTGGGACCGCGACACCGTGCTCGACTCGGTGGCCAGGACCGGGCGCCTCGTACTGGTTCAGGAGCCTCCCCGAACCGCTGGAATGGCCGCCGAGGTGGCGGCCACGGTGGCGGAGGAGGCTCTGTACGATCTCGAGGCCCCGATAGCGCGGGTGGCCGGCTTCGATGCCCCCTGGCCCCAGTTCGGGGTGGAGGCGCACGCCATCATCACCCCGCGACGGGTGGTCTCGGCCGTGCGGGAGACCCTCGGCTAG
- a CDS encoding DM13 domain-containing protein, whose translation MSSNRTPFYKRRSIQVAAVIVALPAIGLAWWLGSPLFIDRVVDEPFPLAAMAVVPDDMTAEEVEAIMLDAASTDTPADEDMPEMPTTTTPAVASTTSTATTAAPDGDAPATTAATADEPPTTLPPEPTTTLPPAPTGPVALLSGNLVDADSFHKGSGQVVLYELEDGSRIIRLEDIEVTNGPQLHVLLTPVHGLAGRDHLREAGYVDLGPLKGNIGSQNYEVPADYVIPEQVTLVIYCVPFHVVFTTAELA comes from the coding sequence TTGAGCAGCAACCGCACTCCGTTCTACAAGCGACGTTCCATCCAGGTGGCGGCGGTCATCGTCGCCCTACCGGCAATCGGCCTGGCCTGGTGGCTAGGATCGCCGCTCTTCATCGACCGGGTGGTGGACGAACCCTTCCCCCTCGCCGCCATGGCGGTCGTCCCAGACGACATGACCGCCGAGGAGGTCGAGGCGATCATGCTCGATGCCGCATCGACAGATACACCGGCCGACGAAGACATGCCCGAGATGCCCACGACAACGACGCCAGCGGTGGCGAGCACCACCTCGACGGCTACGACCGCGGCTCCGGATGGCGATGCGCCGGCGACCACGGCGGCGACAGCTGACGAGCCGCCCACGACCCTGCCGCCCGAGCCGACCACGACCCTGCCGCCCGCGCCCACCGGCCCGGTGGCCTTGCTCTCGGGGAACCTGGTGGATGCCGACTCGTTCCACAAGGGATCCGGCCAGGTCGTCCTGTACGAGCTCGAGGACGGATCGAGGATCATCCGTCTCGAGGACATCGAGGTGACCAACGGTCCCCAACTCCACGTCCTCCTGACTCCGGTCCATGGATTGGCGGGTCGTGACCATCTCCGGGAGGCCGGCTACGTGGATCTGGGCCCCCTCAAGGGGAATATCGGTTCGCAGAACTATGAGGTGCCGGCTGACTACGTGATACCCGAGCAGGTGACCCTGGTGATCTACTGCGTGCCGTTCCACGTGGTGTTCACGACCGCAGAGTTGGCCTGA
- a CDS encoding LOG family protein: MLYPDPPMGDRIVAVYGSSRALPGDGVYEEGVELGRRLVEAGFGVTNGGYSGLMEAVSKGAAIAGGRVVGVTAPVLFPHRPGGNGFLTEEIQAAGLLDRIRTMSELASAYIVMPGSIGTLTELMIAWNDAYLAAARSAEPMPILAFGSAWSEIVDRLTGELRTTGGLVTMVDSPAEAVEALRRRLGDGAP; the protein is encoded by the coding sequence GTGCTGTACCCTGACCCTCCTATGGGAGACAGGATTGTCGCAGTCTACGGCTCCTCGCGGGCTCTCCCCGGTGACGGTGTCTACGAGGAGGGAGTCGAGCTGGGCCGCCGGCTGGTAGAGGCCGGGTTCGGGGTCACCAACGGCGGCTACTCGGGGCTGATGGAGGCTGTGTCGAAGGGCGCGGCGATCGCGGGCGGACGGGTCGTCGGCGTGACCGCCCCGGTGCTCTTCCCGCACCGGCCGGGCGGGAACGGGTTCCTGACCGAGGAGATACAGGCCGCCGGGCTGCTCGACCGGATCAGGACCATGTCCGAGCTTGCCAGCGCCTACATCGTGATGCCGGGAAGTATCGGAACCCTCACCGAGTTGATGATCGCTTGGAACGACGCCTACCTGGCCGCCGCGCGCAGTGCAGAACCGATGCCGATCCTCGCCTTCGGGAGCGCCTGGAGCGAGATCGTCGATCGGCTGACCGGAGAGCTACGGACCACCGGCGGCCTGGTCACCATGGTGGACAGCCCCGCCGAGGCGGTCGAGGCGCTGCGGCGCCGGCTCGGAGACGGCGCGCCATAG
- a CDS encoding NUDIX domain-containing protein has translation MRDSPVEQAAGGVVWREGPGGIEVLLVHRPGYDDWTFPKGKLESGECLVECARREVQEETGVRPLIGRYLGHISYTKQESLRKAVHYWAMQAGEVDFVPSSEVDRVRWVHEASLADHMSYPTERSLGEGLTDGWRDPADRILLVRHADAGKRDRGPRPDSARPLSERGRAEATGLIQGLEGFPIDAVLTSYAARCRQTVTPVATARKRVPQLAIELWEESGPAEVVELLGNRPEGTSLLCSHRPIVGTILRALMGADQALVLEKGSTWVLDFANGELVSANYLSPRR, from the coding sequence ATGAGGGATTCTCCTGTCGAACAGGCAGCCGGTGGCGTGGTGTGGCGCGAGGGACCGGGAGGGATCGAGGTTCTCCTGGTCCACCGGCCAGGATACGACGACTGGACGTTTCCCAAGGGCAAGCTGGAGTCCGGCGAGTGCCTGGTGGAGTGCGCCAGGCGTGAGGTTCAGGAAGAGACCGGAGTGCGCCCCCTGATCGGGCGCTACCTAGGTCACATCTCCTACACCAAGCAGGAGAGCCTCCGGAAGGCGGTTCACTACTGGGCGATGCAGGCCGGTGAGGTCGACTTCGTACCCTCCTCCGAGGTGGACCGGGTCCGGTGGGTCCACGAAGCATCGCTGGCCGATCACATGTCGTACCCCACCGAGCGCAGTCTGGGCGAGGGCCTGACGGACGGCTGGCGGGACCCGGCCGACCGTATCCTGCTGGTCCGCCATGCCGATGCCGGCAAGCGAGACCGGGGGCCGCGCCCCGACAGCGCCCGGCCTCTCTCGGAACGGGGCCGCGCCGAGGCGACCGGCCTGATCCAAGGACTGGAGGGATTCCCGATCGACGCCGTACTCACCAGCTATGCGGCGCGTTGCCGCCAGACGGTCACTCCGGTGGCCACCGCCCGCAAGCGCGTCCCCCAACTGGCGATCGAACTCTGGGAGGAGTCCGGGCCCGCCGAGGTAGTCGAGCTGCTGGGCAACCGGCCTGAGGGGACCAGCCTGCTCTGCTCGCACCGCCCGATCGTGGGAACGATCCTGCGGGCGCTCATGGGCGCGGACCAGGCTCTCGTCCTCGAGAAGGGCTCGACCTGGGTATTGGACTTCGCGAACGGTGAGTTGGTCAGCGCCAACTACCTGTCCCCACGCCGCTAG